GACCGCGTCGTACCGGCTGTCCTGCAGCATGCCGTCGAGCAGGGCGAGCTCCTTCTCGCGGTCCTCGGCGCTCAGCTTGTCGTTGAAGTCGACCTTGACTGGGTGGCCGGCCTTCTTGGAGAGCTGCTCCTCCACGCTCGCGGTGTGCGCCTCGACCTTGGCCTCGGCGCCGGCCTGGGCGATCGCGCGGCTCTGCTTGTCGATCTCGCTCGCGGTGAGGCCGTCGTCGCTGGCGTTGTTGATCTTGAGGACCTTGCCGTCGCTCTCGACGAAGCGCGAGAGGTTGTTGGGATCCTTGGAGTTGGTCGCCGAGGTGTAGGTGTTGAACTCGATCGCGTTGTAGCCCTTCCAGAGCGCGGCGTTGTTGGGATCATCCAGCTGCTTGTCGAGGACCTCGAGCTGCTTGAGCTGATCGAGCGGCGCGAGGTTCCCGTCGAAGCGGATGTCGACGGCATGGCCTGCGACCTTCCCCGCCTTCTCCTGGGTTGCCTTCACCTGATCGGCGACGACCTGCTTGAGGCCGTCATCGACCTTGAGCTCGCCGTACATCATCTGCGCTTCCTTGGCGACTTCGGGCAAGCCTGCGGCATCGGCGACCTGGGCCAGCACCTGGATGGTGCCCTCGGCCTGCTGAATGGCTTCCACGCGCTCGCTCACCGACTTGGTCTTGTCGTTGGCAACCGCCATCTGCTCGGCGCCGACCTCGCGGGTGTAGGCCACGACGTCCGCCTTGTCCTGGGCCGACCACTTCTTGGCGGCCTCGGGATCCTTCGTTGCGGCTTCGAGGAGCTCGTACCCGTGAGCGGCTTGCTCCGAGGGCTTGGGGGCAGTTTCCTCGGGCTTGCTCTCGGTGACAGTGGCCTCCTCCTCGGGAGCCGAGGCGGCGGGGGCTGCCTCCTGCGCCTTGCCGGGGATCGTGATCTGGTCGCCGGGATAGATGAGAGCACCCCCGCTGGTGCGGCGCTTGCCGGTGGCGTCCTTGCCGTCCTGGAACAGGTCGGGATTCGCCTGCTTGATCTCGTCGAGGGTGACGCCGTTGGCGCGGGCGATCTTGCTCAAAGTGTCGCCAGCCTTGACCGTCACCGTCTCGGTGGCAGGGCCGCTGGTCTTCGCCTTGGAGGCATCTCCTGTTGCCATGCTGGCATTGAGGGCCTCGCGCTGATCCTCGGGCACGGAGGATAGGATCTTCTCTTGCTGGGCCTTGGGCATGTTGGCCCACTGATCGGAAGTGACCGCCGTGTCGCTATCGGCCCACAGCAGCTTGCCCGTCGAGGACATGCGCGTCAGCTGCGGGGTGCCATTGGCGTCCGGCTTCTCGTCGTGGCCGAAGTTCAGATCGCGCTTGCTGTCCGGGCCGCCCCAGGTCTTGCCCGCATCCTGAGGAGGATTGGCGCGATCGCCATAGATCCCCTTGAAGCTGCTCTGCAGTTCCTGCAGGCGCTTCTCGTAGGTCCCACGCTCCGGATCGTCCTTGGGGATGTTGGCGATCGCCGTTTCCGCCTTGGCGAGCGCCTCCTCGTTCACCTTCTTGGCCTGCTCGATGGCGGCCTGGTCGCCCTTCATGAGCGCCTTCTCGTTCGGCTCCGCGATGGTGGTCCCGTCCAGGACCGCCTTGGCCTCGTTGTCGAGCTGATGCACGGCGATGCCCTTGACCAGGGAATCGAACTCGCTCAGGTCGATCTTGCCGGAGACATCCTTGTCGGCCTTGTCGAAGATCTGCTCGAAGGCCGCCTTCTCCTTGACCTTCTGGTCGGCGTTCAGGTTCTTGGCCTGCGCCAGCTGCTGATCGACGAAGTCGCCCTTGGCGATCGCCTTGTCTTCCGTTTTCGGCTTCTCGGGGGCGACCACCTCGACGGGCGGCTTGTTCGGGAGATTGACCGTAAACTTTTGACCGACGCTCGTCGTCATGGGGAACACCTCCGCGACAGCAATTGAAGACGATGGCTTGCTTGGATGCTAAGGATCCACTACCACGACTTCACAAATCTAAAACCGGAATTAGGGGGTGCCAAGCCGTTTAGGCGTCCGGATTTTCAGACGATGCCCCGGGCTCTTGGTAGGCACGGTCGAGGACTTCCACGGTATGCAGCAGCAGGGTCGGGC
This genomic window from bacterium contains:
- a CDS encoding LysM peptidoglycan-binding domain-containing protein — its product is MTTSVGQKFTVNLPNKPPVEVVAPEKPKTEDKAIAKGDFVDQQLAQAKNLNADQKVKEKAAFEQIFDKADKDVSGKIDLSEFDSLVKGIAVHQLDNEAKAVLDGTTIAEPNEKALMKGDQAAIEQAKKVNEEALAKAETAIANIPKDDPERGTYEKRLQELQSSFKGIYGDRANPPQDAGKTWGGPDSKRDLNFGHDEKPDANGTPQLTRMSSTGKLLWADSDTAVTSDQWANMPKAQQEKILSSVPEDQREALNASMATGDASKAKTSGPATETVTVKAGDTLSKIARANGVTLDEIKQANPDLFQDGKDATGKRRTSGGALIYPGDQITIPGKAQEAAPAASAPEEEATVTESKPEETAPKPSEQAAHGYELLEAATKDPEAAKKWSAQDKADVVAYTREVGAEQMAVANDKTKSVSERVEAIQQAEGTIQVLAQVADAAGLPEVAKEAQMMYGELKVDDGLKQVVADQVKATQEKAGKVAGHAVDIRFDGNLAPLDQLKQLEVLDKQLDDPNNAALWKGYNAIEFNTYTSATNSKDPNNLSRFVESDGKVLKINNASDDGLTASEIDKQSRAIAQAGAEAKVEAHTASVEEQLSKKAGHPVKVDFNDKLSAEDREKELALLDGMLQDSRYDAVWQKFSTVEFNTYESAKNSEDPDNLSHFVETSGKTLKINNAAKDGITASELDKQQRAMEYYRDRGRTA